The following are encoded in a window of Flavobacterium sp. WC2421 genomic DNA:
- a CDS encoding acyltransferase family protein — MKISEFLNKDNNNLDLARILLACLVIVGHSEAINGSGIYWIDPFHHFLKFTYAGAFAVKVFLFISGLVVTNSYLSKKSVVYFVISRLFRILPGLLFVLLVTVFIFGPIVTNLEFKEYLSQLNYFAYIRHNIVFYSDYLLPGVFVENLYPNIVNGSLWTLRYEIGCYIILPILFLFLGNRNKKYFIFPILLVFIDTLLPNRFFLGFIDNNPEKYLLPMAFAYGVFFAIFSTKIFINIYVVLVSFLVFFFLKSTIYAEILFTLASCNLVLFLSSLKYILKMKPKYDISYGVYLWGFLIQQTLFSLFGHINIIIHCLLAILFSVVLAVITFIFIEKPFMNFGKAFLNFINEKYLNSVKVI; from the coding sequence ATGAAAATTTCTGAATTCCTAAACAAAGATAATAATAATCTAGATTTGGCTCGCATCCTATTGGCTTGCTTAGTTATAGTTGGACATAGTGAAGCAATTAACGGATCAGGTATTTATTGGATTGATCCTTTTCATCATTTTTTAAAATTTACTTATGCAGGAGCATTTGCAGTAAAAGTGTTTTTATTTATTAGTGGACTAGTCGTCACAAATAGTTATTTGTCTAAAAAGAGTGTCGTTTATTTTGTAATATCTAGATTATTTAGAATTTTACCGGGTTTGTTATTTGTACTTTTAGTTACTGTTTTCATCTTTGGTCCGATAGTAACTAATTTAGAGTTTAAAGAATATTTATCGCAGTTAAATTATTTTGCCTACATAAGACATAATATTGTGTTTTATTCGGATTATTTACTTCCGGGTGTTTTTGTAGAAAACCTTTATCCTAATATAGTAAATGGATCTTTATGGACTTTGAGATATGAGATTGGATGTTATATTATATTACCTATTTTGTTTTTATTTTTGGGTAATAGAAATAAAAAATATTTTATATTTCCTATTTTATTAGTTTTTATTGATACTTTGTTGCCTAATAGGTTTTTTTTAGGTTTTATAGACAATAATCCTGAAAAATATTTATTACCCATGGCATTTGCCTATGGCGTTTTTTTTGCTATTTTTTCTACTAAGATTTTTATTAATATTTACGTGGTATTAGTTTCATTTTTAGTCTTTTTTTTCTTGAAAAGCACGATTTATGCTGAGATCTTATTTACGTTAGCGTCTTGTAATCTTGTACTATTTTTATCTTCTCTGAAATATATTTTAAAAATGAAGCCCAAATATGATATATCTTATGGCGTTTATTTATGGGGGTTCTTAATTCAACAGACTTTATTTAGTTTATTTGGCCATATTAATATAATTATTCATTGTTTATTAGCGATCCTCTTTTCAGTGGTGCTAGCTGTAATCACATTTATATTTATAGAAAAACCTTTTATGAATTTTGGGAAAGCTTTCTTGAATTTTATTAATGAAAAATATCTTAACTCAGTTAAAGTGATCTGA
- a CDS encoding glycosyltransferase, translating to MNRILFITAFPPNKLTAGQNYSKELLSLLSEDYNVDLIFFSYPNHEIEVNSKVNVLKKVNVSTVSKIYSWIHFPFLHPFFLLRFRFRLLFFLIKNAKNYKFLYFDFSQVFIYSPFLTKSVKILMCHDVIYQKFKRNRFFYFNPFNSLLLFTERYILKSADLLLTFSKKDQLLLKDNYGLNSSTINFFISDKIKFIDYSTITLSFKFCFFGAWNRPENAKGLNWFVDHVLPHLKHELKFEIIGPGLDGALISKIKDNKNIKYLGFLEDPYVKIAESQALIAPIFQGAGVKVKVIESLAVGTPVLGTEVAFEGIDNFYEGSFLLCNEAKDFISVLNKLEPISIDTKRDIQKTFEKSYQENKIKDLLVSLTK from the coding sequence ATGAATCGAATTTTATTTATCACAGCTTTTCCTCCAAATAAACTTACCGCAGGTCAAAATTACTCTAAAGAACTCCTTAGTTTATTGTCAGAAGATTATAATGTAGATTTAATTTTTTTTTCATATCCTAACCACGAAATTGAAGTTAATTCAAAAGTTAATGTTTTAAAAAAAGTTAATGTTTCAACAGTTTCAAAAATTTATAGTTGGATTCATTTTCCCTTCTTACATCCTTTCTTTTTATTACGATTTAGATTTAGATTGTTGTTTTTTTTAATCAAGAATGCCAAAAATTACAAGTTTTTATATTTTGATTTTTCTCAAGTATTTATTTATTCTCCTTTTTTGACGAAATCAGTTAAGATTTTAATGTGTCATGATGTGATTTATCAAAAATTTAAAAGAAACCGTTTTTTTTATTTTAACCCATTCAACTCCTTGTTATTATTTACAGAGAGATATATTTTAAAGTCTGCTGATCTTCTCCTTACTTTCAGTAAAAAAGATCAACTCTTACTCAAGGATAATTATGGTTTAAATTCAAGTACAATTAATTTTTTTATCAGTGATAAAATTAAATTTATTGATTATAGTACAATTACGTTAAGTTTTAAGTTTTGCTTTTTTGGAGCTTGGAACAGACCTGAAAATGCTAAAGGATTAAATTGGTTTGTAGACCATGTATTGCCGCATCTTAAACATGAGCTTAAATTTGAAATAATTGGGCCAGGTTTAGATGGAGCGCTTATTTCTAAAATTAAGGATAACAAAAACATTAAGTATTTAGGTTTTTTAGAAGATCCTTATGTAAAAATTGCTGAAAGTCAAGCGTTAATTGCGCCAATTTTTCAGGGAGCTGGCGTAAAAGTTAAAGTTATTGAATCGCTTGCTGTCGGGACACCAGTACTAGGAACAGAGGTAGCTTTTGAAGGAATAGATAATTTTTACGAGGGGTCATTTTTATTATGTAATGAAGCAAAAGATTTTATATCAGTACTAAATAAATTAGAACCAATTTCAATAGATACTAAAAGAGATATCCAAAAAACTTTTGAAAAATCTTATCAAGAAAATAAAATTAAAGATTTACTTGTTTCTTTGACTAAATAA
- a CDS encoding glycosyltransferase — protein MKNKVTSCIVLYRNDFQMLERAIQSLLNSNAIDKLFLVDNSPTDDLKVLAVDSRIDYFYNPSNPGFGAAHNIAIIKSIEAGSKYHFVINPDAYFEEDIIITMVDFMNQNKDIGMMMPKVLNEDGSIQHLPKLLPSPYSILMRKLKKPSGIYNKFINQYELRSIDQDVIYNVPVLSGCFTLLNLEAIKEVGMYDDNYFMYFEDWDLSRRMNTRYKTIYFPKVSIYHGYDSGANKSSKLFKIFINSAITYFNKWGWFFDSERKRLNKKALSQFN, from the coding sequence ATGAAAAATAAAGTAACGTCATGTATTGTTTTATATCGTAATGATTTCCAAATGTTAGAAAGAGCAATCCAATCGTTATTGAACTCAAATGCTATAGACAAACTGTTTTTAGTTGATAATTCACCAACAGATGATTTGAAAGTTCTAGCAGTTGATAGTAGAATTGATTATTTCTACAATCCTTCCAACCCAGGTTTTGGTGCAGCACATAATATTGCGATTATTAAATCAATAGAAGCAGGTTCAAAATATCATTTCGTAATAAATCCCGATGCTTATTTTGAAGAAGACATTATTATTACTATGGTTGACTTTATGAATCAAAATAAAGATATTGGTATGATGATGCCTAAAGTTTTAAATGAAGACGGATCTATTCAACATTTACCAAAATTACTTCCTTCTCCTTACAGCATTTTAATGCGAAAATTAAAAAAACCCTCTGGTATATATAATAAGTTTATTAATCAATATGAATTGAGGTCGATTGATCAAGACGTTATTTATAATGTTCCTGTGCTTTCAGGATGCTTTACTTTATTGAATTTAGAAGCAATCAAAGAAGTGGGTATGTATGACGATAACTATTTTATGTATTTTGAAGATTGGGATTTGTCAAGAAGGATGAATACAAGATATAAAACCATTTATTTTCCGAAAGTTTCTATTTATCATGGATATGATTCTGGAGCGAATAAAAGCAGTAAATTGTTTAAGATATTTATCAATTCAGCTATTACTTATTTTAATAAATGGGGATGGTTTTTTGATAGCGAACGAAAAAGACTAAATAAAAAGGCATTGTCCCAATTTAATTAA
- a CDS encoding NAD-dependent epimerase/dehydratase family protein: MKITITGTSGFVGTNLKDYLKISHHVCPISVRYVPNQHFDLRGDAIIHLAGKAHNLKKVSNPSDYYEANFELTKQLFDAFLVSEASVFIFMSTVKAAADEVNGILTEETFPNPKTHYGIAKFQAEQYILSHKLPQGKKVYILRPCMIHGPGNKGNLNLLYQLVAKGLPWPLGDFKNERSFLSVENLCFVIKEILENKNIASGVYQIADNESLSTNELIELLGISLGKKNRVLNIPSSWIKKIAQIGDYLHLPLNSERLQKLTENYVVSNSKIVIAMNKTLPIESKEGMLKTFQSFKK, from the coding sequence ATGAAAATCACCATCACTGGGACCTCAGGTTTTGTAGGAACCAATCTTAAAGACTATTTGAAAATATCACACCATGTGTGTCCTATCAGCGTTCGTTATGTCCCTAATCAGCACTTTGATTTAAGAGGGGATGCCATCATTCATTTAGCAGGGAAAGCCCACAATTTAAAAAAAGTTTCCAATCCTTCGGATTATTATGAAGCCAATTTTGAATTAACCAAGCAACTGTTTGATGCTTTCTTAGTTTCTGAAGCTTCTGTTTTTATTTTTATGAGTACCGTAAAAGCGGCAGCCGATGAGGTAAACGGAATATTGACTGAAGAAACTTTTCCGAATCCCAAAACGCATTATGGAATTGCGAAATTTCAAGCAGAGCAGTATATTTTATCTCATAAATTACCTCAAGGAAAAAAAGTTTATATTTTAAGGCCTTGCATGATTCATGGCCCAGGAAATAAAGGGAATTTGAATTTGTTATATCAATTGGTAGCTAAGGGATTGCCTTGGCCACTAGGAGATTTTAAAAATGAACGTTCTTTTTTGAGTGTCGAAAATCTTTGTTTTGTAATCAAAGAAATTTTAGAAAATAAAAATATTGCATCGGGTGTTTATCAAATTGCGGATAATGAGTCTTTATCAACCAATGAGTTGATTGAGTTGTTAGGGATAAGTTTAGGAAAAAAAAACAGGGTTTTAAATATACCATCCTCTTGGATTAAAAAAATTGCTCAAATTGGTGATTATTTGCATTTACCACTCAATTCAGAAAGGCTGCAAAAATTAACGGAGAATTATGTTGTTAGTAATTCTAAAATAGTAATAGCTATGAATAAAACTTTGCCAATTGAATCAAAAGAGGGTATGTTAAAAACATTTCAATCATTTAAAAAATAA